The following are from one region of the Marinomonas sp. CT5 genome:
- a CDS encoding 16S rRNA (uracil(1498)-N(3))-methyltransferase encodes MRIPRIFIDTELNENTTITLPDSAFQHLCKVLRLKSDHPIRVFNGQDFNGTAGQFNATLCDVEKRSANIHITHFEALDNESPIQVTIGQTLSRGERMDYAIQKSVEAGVFAIQPLFSERCEVKLQDNRAEKRLQHWQQVAISAAEQCGRGVVPVVYPPMELNEWVANCKEMLKLTLHHHSAKPIRQYEKPSNNQVALLIGPEGGLSEKEVQLSENSGFSAITLGPRVLRTETAPIVALSVINAIWGDI; translated from the coding sequence ATGCGTATTCCACGAATTTTTATCGATACCGAACTCAATGAGAATACGACAATTACATTACCGGATTCTGCTTTTCAGCACCTATGTAAAGTTTTGCGTTTGAAATCAGACCACCCTATTCGTGTGTTTAATGGCCAAGACTTTAATGGTACAGCCGGTCAATTTAATGCCACACTGTGTGATGTTGAAAAGCGCTCAGCGAATATTCACATAACCCATTTCGAAGCGTTAGATAATGAATCACCTATTCAAGTGACAATCGGACAAACCTTGTCCCGTGGCGAACGAATGGATTACGCCATCCAGAAATCGGTTGAAGCTGGCGTCTTTGCAATCCAGCCCCTTTTTAGCGAGCGCTGTGAAGTCAAACTGCAAGATAACCGAGCAGAAAAGCGTCTCCAACACTGGCAACAGGTCGCCATTAGCGCAGCAGAACAATGTGGTCGTGGAGTCGTTCCAGTTGTCTATCCACCGATGGAATTAAATGAATGGGTTGCCAATTGTAAAGAAATGTTAAAACTTACTTTGCATCATCACAGTGCAAAGCCTATTCGCCAGTATGAAAAGCCATCCAACAATCAGGTTGCTTTATTAATTGGGCCAGAAGGCGGATTAAGTGAAAAAGAAGTGCAACTGTCTGAAAATTCAGGATTTAGTGCCATTACTTTAGGACCAAGAGTCTTAAGAACAGAAACCGCTCCGATTGTTGCTCTTAGTGTTATAAATGCAATTTGGGGAGATATTTAG
- a CDS encoding TolC family outer membrane protein produces MFYRIALTCIVYVGTTFLPSVAHAITLEEATYTAIENSPKVRQAIAKYRESKESADIALRTGYYPSANLSAGIGHETTYGDNTNPDNVDLTRRELTLSLNQPLFNGFSTKNDIERLNSEAEADRWGALISVENTALEVAQVYANILRYRELVHLAQMNLDTHERIYGQIKLKSDTGIGRQSDLSQITARLAKAHANYFAAVNNLQDAESNYKNIVGELPPKDLIYPVPDRALLPQDLDSAIAESLKKNPAIEGSRWDVAATESTQKIADADNYPTINFVLERTWNNNLDGTKGPSEDLLAMIRLNYNLYSGGSHKNKKEVAVQQNTQATEIQRNTIRDTELTVRLAWAAFQATTGQKEHIRQYVIATKESQVAYEKQFRLGRRTLLDVLDSENELFQARQDYVNADYDELFSEFRLFNAKGELMRAFRIYRPQVLGFNDEFDKAKARPTPKPTATDELEKAEAEAEAEAEAEATVKETVPTQLPTTPADDSKKKESELFLDANENTGSW; encoded by the coding sequence ATGTTTTATCGAATAGCTTTAACTTGCATAGTTTATGTAGGGACAACGTTTCTACCTTCAGTAGCGCACGCAATTACGCTAGAAGAGGCCACGTATACGGCCATAGAAAATAGTCCAAAAGTTAGACAAGCTATTGCTAAATATCGTGAGTCCAAAGAAAGTGCCGATATTGCTCTTCGCACTGGTTATTACCCTAGCGCTAACCTTTCCGCAGGAATTGGGCATGAAACAACCTATGGGGACAACACCAACCCAGATAATGTTGATCTTACACGTCGAGAACTGACACTTTCGCTTAACCAACCTCTATTCAATGGTTTTTCAACAAAAAATGATATTGAACGTTTAAATAGTGAAGCAGAAGCGGATCGTTGGGGGGCTTTAATATCTGTAGAGAACACTGCTCTTGAGGTCGCACAAGTATACGCCAATATTTTACGCTACCGTGAACTCGTTCATTTAGCTCAAATGAACTTAGACACACATGAACGCATATATGGACAAATCAAACTAAAAAGCGACACTGGAATTGGTAGACAGTCTGACTTAAGCCAAATCACCGCCCGTCTTGCCAAAGCTCATGCAAATTATTTCGCCGCCGTCAACAACCTACAAGATGCTGAAAGCAACTACAAAAACATCGTTGGTGAGTTACCACCAAAAGACCTTATTTACCCGGTACCAGATAGAGCCTTACTCCCTCAAGACCTTGATTCTGCCATCGCAGAATCATTAAAGAAAAATCCAGCGATCGAAGGATCTCGTTGGGACGTTGCAGCGACAGAAAGCACTCAAAAAATAGCCGACGCAGACAATTACCCAACAATCAACTTCGTTTTAGAGCGGACATGGAACAATAATTTAGACGGTACAAAAGGACCTAGCGAAGATTTATTAGCCATGATTCGCTTAAATTACAACCTTTATAGCGGCGGTTCACATAAAAACAAAAAAGAGGTAGCTGTCCAACAAAATACCCAAGCAACTGAAATTCAGCGCAACACCATTCGTGATACTGAACTTACCGTTCGCTTAGCATGGGCAGCCTTTCAGGCAACCACAGGCCAGAAAGAGCATATCCGTCAATATGTTATTGCAACCAAAGAGTCGCAAGTTGCTTACGAAAAACAATTTCGTCTAGGTCGTCGCACCCTTTTAGATGTTTTAGATAGTGAAAATGAGCTGTTCCAAGCACGCCAAGATTATGTGAATGCGGATTACGATGAGCTTTTCTCTGAGTTCCGTTTATTTAATGCTAAAGGCGAGCTGATGCGAGCTTTCCGCATATATCGTCCACAAGTTCTTGGTTTCAATGATGAGTTTGACAAGGCCAAAGCACGGCCAACGCCTAAGCCTACTGCAACGGACGAACTAGAAAAGGCTGAAGCAGAAGCAGAAGCAGAAGCAGAAGCAGAAGCAACTGTAAAAGAAACGGTACCAACCCAACTTCCAACAACACCAGCAGACGACTCAAAGAAAAAAGAAAGTGAGCTTTTTCTTGATGCCAATGAAAACACAGGCAGCTGGTAA
- the gshB gene encoding glutathione synthase, whose protein sequence is MTIKLGIVMDPISSINYKKDTSLAMLWAAAEKGWQLIYMEQKDLFLDNGKAYAMARPLNVYKDPDHFYDLGEETKMALGEMDVILMRKDPPFDSEFVYSTMILEQAERDGALVVNDPKSLRDCNEKLFATQFPQCCTPVLVTRRADLLKRFHKEHGDVIFKPLDGMGGSSIFRIKPDDSNISVIIETLTNMGTEQIMAQKFIPEIKDGDKRILVVNGEPVPFALARIPASGETRGNLAAGGRGEGRPLTDRDRWICEQVIPSLKEKNLMFVGLDVIGDYLTEINVTSPTCVRELDTQFDLNIAMILIEAIETRLQ, encoded by the coding sequence ATGACTATCAAACTCGGCATTGTTATGGATCCGATTTCATCCATAAACTACAAAAAAGACACTTCACTCGCCATGCTATGGGCGGCGGCTGAAAAAGGCTGGCAACTCATTTATATGGAGCAGAAGGACCTATTTTTAGACAATGGCAAAGCCTATGCGATGGCTCGCCCATTGAACGTTTATAAAGATCCAGACCATTTTTACGACCTAGGTGAAGAAACCAAAATGGCCTTGGGTGAAATGGACGTCATTCTGATGCGAAAAGACCCTCCGTTTGACAGCGAATTTGTCTACAGCACCATGATTCTAGAGCAAGCAGAACGAGATGGCGCACTCGTAGTCAATGACCCAAAAAGCTTGCGTGACTGCAACGAGAAACTTTTCGCCACTCAATTTCCACAGTGTTGCACACCCGTGTTAGTAACAAGACGTGCCGATTTGTTAAAGCGCTTCCATAAAGAACATGGCGATGTGATTTTTAAGCCGCTAGACGGCATGGGCGGCAGCTCAATTTTTCGCATCAAGCCAGATGATTCAAACATTAGCGTAATTATTGAGACCCTTACCAATATGGGGACAGAACAAATCATGGCGCAGAAATTTATCCCCGAAATTAAAGACGGAGATAAACGTATTTTAGTCGTAAATGGTGAGCCAGTTCCTTTTGCTCTAGCCCGCATCCCTGCATCAGGTGAAACTCGTGGCAATTTGGCCGCTGGCGGACGTGGTGAAGGTCGACCTCTGACTGATCGTGACCGCTGGATTTGCGAGCAAGTTATCCCATCATTGAAAGAAAAAAACCTCATGTTTGTTGGCTTAGATGTGATCGGCGATTATCTTACAGAAATCAACGTCACCAGCCCAACCTGTGTTCGTGAACTAGACACTCAATTCGACCTAAATATCGCCATGATATTAATAGAAGCTATAGAAACGCGTCTTCAGTAA